The following nucleotide sequence is from Rhodobacter sp. CZR27.
CAGGCCGGCCCGCGCCACACCCGGTCCCGGCGCGGGCTGGTCTCGCGTCCGGGGGTGCAGGCAGTGCTCGACTACCGCGCCCATGTCGATGCGGCGCTGTCCGGCCTGCTGGATCGCACCGACGCGCCCGAGGTGACGGCGCTGGTCGAACTGGGCTGTCACCACGAGATGCAGCATCAGGAACTGCTGGTGACCGACCTGCTGCACGGGTTCTCGTTCAACCCGCTGCTGCCGACCTACCGCGACCCCGAGCCGATGCCGGTCACGGCCGAGGTGCCGCTGACCTTCACGCAGCATCCGGGCGGGCTGGTCGAGATCGGCCATGCCGGCGGCGACTTCGCCTATGACTGCGAGGGGCCGCGGCACCGCTGCTGGCTCGATCCCTACCGGATCGCGAACCGGCCGGTAACGAACCGCGACTGGATCGCCTTCATCGAGGACGGCGGCTATGCGACCCCGACGCTCTGGCTGATGGAGGGCTGGGCGGTGCGCGAGCGCGAGGGTTGGGACTGCCCGCTCTACTGGTGGCAGCAGGACGGGGCGTGGTGGACCTATACGTTGCGCGGCCCGCAGCCGGTCAACCTCGACGCTCCGGTCTGCCACGTGAGCTACTACGAGGCCGACGCCTACGCCCGCTGGGCGGAAGCGCGCCTGCCCACCGAAGCGGAATGGGAGGTGGCCTTCCGCGACCGTCCGATTTCCGGCAACTTCCTCGAGTCCGGTGCCCTGCGCCCGCTGCCGGGGGGCGGGCCATGGGGCGACGTCTGGGAATGGACGCAGAGCTCCTTCAGCCCCTATCCCGGTTTCCGCCCGCCCGAGGGCGCGCTTGGCGAATACAACGGCAAGTTCATGGTGAACCAGCAGGTCCTGCGCGGCGGGTCCTGCGCGACGCCGCGTCTGCAGATGCGGCCCACCTACCGCACCTTCTTCTACCCGCACCAGCGCTGGCAGATGCTCGGGCTGCGGCTGGCGAGGGAAGCCTGACATGGACACCCTCGTCATCCGCAACCCCGAGTTGCTGGCCGCCGCCCTGCGCGGCCTGTCCCTGCCGCAGAAGCGCATGGAGCCGAAGTGGTTCTACGATGCGCAGGGCAGCGCGCTGTTCGAGCGCATCACCGACCTGCCGGAATACTACCCCACCCGGACCGAGATCGGCATCCTGACCGCCGAGGTCGACCGCCTTGCCGCCCATGTGCCCGAAGGGGCGGAACTGGTCGAACTGGGCAGCGGGGCGAGCGTCAAGACGCGCCTGCTGCTCGACCACCTGACGGGGCTGTCGGCCTATGTGCCCGTCGACATCTCGGCCGAGTTCCTTGCACGGACTGCGGGGCGGCTGTCGGCGACCTATCCCGACCTTCCGATCCACCCCGTGGTCGCCGACTTCACCCTGCCGCTGACCCTTGCCGACGAAGGGCATCCGCGGGTGGCCTTCTTCCCCGGCTCGACCATCGGCAACCTCGACCGGGACGGGGCGCTCGCGCTGATGCGCTCGGTCCGGCGCTGGCCGGGCGTGGAGAGCTTCATCGTCGGCATCGACCTGATCAAGGACGAGGCCACGCTGGTGCGGGCCTATGACGATGCCGCCGGCGTGACGGCGGC
It contains:
- the egtD gene encoding L-histidine N(alpha)-methyltransferase, giving the protein MDTLVIRNPELLAAALRGLSLPQKRMEPKWFYDAQGSALFERITDLPEYYPTRTEIGILTAEVDRLAAHVPEGAELVELGSGASVKTRLLLDHLTGLSAYVPVDISAEFLARTAGRLSATYPDLPIHPVVADFTLPLTLADEGHPRVAFFPGSTIGNLDRDGALALMRSVRRWPGVESFIVGIDLIKDEATLVRAYDDAAGVTAAFNLNLLHRMNREIGADFEPDRFAHLARWNAEDARIEMHLVSREDQTVRIAGRLFRFAAGETIHTENSHKFSRGSFAAMGREAGWNLRDFLTDREEKFGIAVLGRD
- the egtB gene encoding ergothioneine biosynthesis protein EgtB, whose product is MAQLHPAEPLSRTDAHELFVQTRAMTGRLAAPLAPEDMMLQSMEDASPAKWHLAHTTWFFEEFILKVHQPGYRSPDDRFAFLFNSYYVQAGPRHTRSRRGLVSRPGVQAVLDYRAHVDAALSGLLDRTDAPEVTALVELGCHHEMQHQELLVTDLLHGFSFNPLLPTYRDPEPMPVTAEVPLTFTQHPGGLVEIGHAGGDFAYDCEGPRHRCWLDPYRIANRPVTNRDWIAFIEDGGYATPTLWLMEGWAVREREGWDCPLYWWQQDGAWWTYTLRGPQPVNLDAPVCHVSYYEADAYARWAEARLPTEAEWEVAFRDRPISGNFLESGALRPLPGGGPWGDVWEWTQSSFSPYPGFRPPEGALGEYNGKFMVNQQVLRGGSCATPRLQMRPTYRTFFYPHQRWQMLGLRLAREA